Proteins encoded in a region of the Benincasa hispida cultivar B227 chromosome 2, ASM972705v1, whole genome shotgun sequence genome:
- the LOC120072198 gene encoding uncharacterized protein LOC120072198 isoform X1 has translation MEALICNFLPATISRIRKSSPLLASPFPQVRFLGCRSFGRTLKMAHSDAQTPVAQHQKVIVHNKNGEKLVGILHDTGSADVVILCHGFRSNKENDISVNLAKTLENEGISAFRFDFSGNGESEGTFKYGNYHGEADDLHAIIQYWRAAGRVISAILGHSKGGDVVLLYASKYHDISFVINVSGRYDLKKGIKERLGDDFMERIEKEGYIDVKKKQGAVEYQVTWESLKDRLNTDMHEACLLIDKECRVFTIHGSADEIIPVEDALEFDKIIPNHKLHVVEGANHCYTSHQTKLASIVLNLIKTGLLPN, from the exons ATGGAAGCACTGATCTGTAATTTTCTTCCGGCCACAATTTCACGAATCCGTAAATCTTCTCCTCTGCTCGCGTCTCCTTTTCCGCAGGTTCGTTTCCTAGGTTGTCGGAGCTTCGGAAGAACCCTAAAGATGGCCCACTCTGATGCTCAAACTCCCG TGGCTCAGCATCAGAAAGTTATAGTACACAACAAAAATGGTGAAAAACTTGTGGGCATACTTCATGATACAGGGTCAGCGGACGTTGTTATTTTGTGCCATGGTTTTCGTTCGAACAAG gaaaatgatataaGTGTAAACCTTGCTAAGACATTAGAAAATGAAGGAATCAGTGCCTTTCGTTTTGACTTTTCTGGAAATGG GGAAAGCGAAGGTACATTTAAATATGGTAACTATCATGGAGAGGCTGATGACTTGCATGCCATAATCCAATATTGGCGTGCAGCAGGTCGTGTCATAAGTGCAATTCTTGGGCACAGCAAAG GGGGTGATGTGGTGCTTTTATATGCTTCCAAGTATCACGATATCAGTTTTGTTATCAACGTTTCAGGACGTTATGATCTGAAAAAAGGTATAAAAGAACGCTTAGGGGATGATTTTATGGAAAGAATTGAAAAGGAAGGATACATTGATGTCAAGAAAAAGCAAG gagcaGTAGAATACCAAGTGACATGGGAGAGCTTGAAGGATCGCCTAAACACTGATATGCATGAAGCTTGTCTTCTTATTGACAAAGAATGCAG GGTATTCACAATACATGGATCTGCTGATGAAATAATCCCTGTCGAAGATGCATTAGAGTTCGATAAAATCATACCGAACCATAAATTACATGTCGTAGAAGGTGCTAATCATTGTTACACCTCACATCAAACAAAGTTAGCCTCAATTGTCTTGAATCTCATTAAAACCGGCCTTCTTCCCAATTGA
- the LOC120072198 gene encoding uncharacterized protein LOC120072198 isoform X2: MEALICNFLPATISRIRKSSPLLASPFPQVRFLGCRSFGRTLKMAHSDAQTPVAQHQKVIVHNKNGEKLVGILHDTGSADVVILCHGFRSNKENDISVNLAKTLENEGISAFRFDFSGNGESEGTFKYGNYHGEADDLHAIIQYWRAAGRVISAILGHSKGRYDLKKGIKERLGDDFMERIEKEGYIDVKKKQGAVEYQVTWESLKDRLNTDMHEACLLIDKECRVFTIHGSADEIIPVEDALEFDKIIPNHKLHVVEGANHCYTSHQTKLASIVLNLIKTGLLPN; encoded by the exons ATGGAAGCACTGATCTGTAATTTTCTTCCGGCCACAATTTCACGAATCCGTAAATCTTCTCCTCTGCTCGCGTCTCCTTTTCCGCAGGTTCGTTTCCTAGGTTGTCGGAGCTTCGGAAGAACCCTAAAGATGGCCCACTCTGATGCTCAAACTCCCG TGGCTCAGCATCAGAAAGTTATAGTACACAACAAAAATGGTGAAAAACTTGTGGGCATACTTCATGATACAGGGTCAGCGGACGTTGTTATTTTGTGCCATGGTTTTCGTTCGAACAAG gaaaatgatataaGTGTAAACCTTGCTAAGACATTAGAAAATGAAGGAATCAGTGCCTTTCGTTTTGACTTTTCTGGAAATGG GGAAAGCGAAGGTACATTTAAATATGGTAACTATCATGGAGAGGCTGATGACTTGCATGCCATAATCCAATATTGGCGTGCAGCAGGTCGTGTCATAAGTGCAATTCTTGGGCACAGCAAAG GACGTTATGATCTGAAAAAAGGTATAAAAGAACGCTTAGGGGATGATTTTATGGAAAGAATTGAAAAGGAAGGATACATTGATGTCAAGAAAAAGCAAG gagcaGTAGAATACCAAGTGACATGGGAGAGCTTGAAGGATCGCCTAAACACTGATATGCATGAAGCTTGTCTTCTTATTGACAAAGAATGCAG GGTATTCACAATACATGGATCTGCTGATGAAATAATCCCTGTCGAAGATGCATTAGAGTTCGATAAAATCATACCGAACCATAAATTACATGTCGTAGAAGGTGCTAATCATTGTTACACCTCACATCAAACAAAGTTAGCCTCAATTGTCTTGAATCTCATTAAAACCGGCCTTCTTCCCAATTGA
- the LOC120072198 gene encoding uncharacterized protein LOC120072198 isoform X3 gives MAHSDAQTPVAQHQKVIVHNKNGEKLVGILHDTGSADVVILCHGFRSNKENDISVNLAKTLENEGISAFRFDFSGNGESEGTFKYGNYHGEADDLHAIIQYWRAAGRVISAILGHSKGGDVVLLYASKYHDISFVINVSGRYDLKKGIKERLGDDFMERIEKEGYIDVKKKQGAVEYQVTWESLKDRLNTDMHEACLLIDKECRVFTIHGSADEIIPVEDALEFDKIIPNHKLHVVEGANHCYTSHQTKLASIVLNLIKTGLLPN, from the exons ATGGCCCACTCTGATGCTCAAACTCCCG TGGCTCAGCATCAGAAAGTTATAGTACACAACAAAAATGGTGAAAAACTTGTGGGCATACTTCATGATACAGGGTCAGCGGACGTTGTTATTTTGTGCCATGGTTTTCGTTCGAACAAG gaaaatgatataaGTGTAAACCTTGCTAAGACATTAGAAAATGAAGGAATCAGTGCCTTTCGTTTTGACTTTTCTGGAAATGG GGAAAGCGAAGGTACATTTAAATATGGTAACTATCATGGAGAGGCTGATGACTTGCATGCCATAATCCAATATTGGCGTGCAGCAGGTCGTGTCATAAGTGCAATTCTTGGGCACAGCAAAG GGGGTGATGTGGTGCTTTTATATGCTTCCAAGTATCACGATATCAGTTTTGTTATCAACGTTTCAGGACGTTATGATCTGAAAAAAGGTATAAAAGAACGCTTAGGGGATGATTTTATGGAAAGAATTGAAAAGGAAGGATACATTGATGTCAAGAAAAAGCAAG gagcaGTAGAATACCAAGTGACATGGGAGAGCTTGAAGGATCGCCTAAACACTGATATGCATGAAGCTTGTCTTCTTATTGACAAAGAATGCAG GGTATTCACAATACATGGATCTGCTGATGAAATAATCCCTGTCGAAGATGCATTAGAGTTCGATAAAATCATACCGAACCATAAATTACATGTCGTAGAAGGTGCTAATCATTGTTACACCTCACATCAAACAAAGTTAGCCTCAATTGTCTTGAATCTCATTAAAACCGGCCTTCTTCCCAATTGA
- the LOC120072198 gene encoding uncharacterized protein LOC120072198 isoform X4, translated as MVKNLWAYFMIQGQRTLLFCAMVFVRTRESEGTFKYGNYHGEADDLHAIIQYWRAAGRVISAILGHSKGGDVVLLYASKYHDISFVINVSGRYDLKKGIKERLGDDFMERIEKEGYIDVKKKQGAVEYQVTWESLKDRLNTDMHEACLLIDKECRVFTIHGSADEIIPVEDALEFDKIIPNHKLHVVEGANHCYTSHQTKLASIVLNLIKTGLLPN; from the exons ATGGTGAAAAACTTGTGGGCATACTTCATGATACAGGGTCAGCGGACGTTGTTATTTTGTGCCATGGTTTTCGTTCGAACAAG GGAAAGCGAAGGTACATTTAAATATGGTAACTATCATGGAGAGGCTGATGACTTGCATGCCATAATCCAATATTGGCGTGCAGCAGGTCGTGTCATAAGTGCAATTCTTGGGCACAGCAAAG GGGGTGATGTGGTGCTTTTATATGCTTCCAAGTATCACGATATCAGTTTTGTTATCAACGTTTCAGGACGTTATGATCTGAAAAAAGGTATAAAAGAACGCTTAGGGGATGATTTTATGGAAAGAATTGAAAAGGAAGGATACATTGATGTCAAGAAAAAGCAAG gagcaGTAGAATACCAAGTGACATGGGAGAGCTTGAAGGATCGCCTAAACACTGATATGCATGAAGCTTGTCTTCTTATTGACAAAGAATGCAG GGTATTCACAATACATGGATCTGCTGATGAAATAATCCCTGTCGAAGATGCATTAGAGTTCGATAAAATCATACCGAACCATAAATTACATGTCGTAGAAGGTGCTAATCATTGTTACACCTCACATCAAACAAAGTTAGCCTCAATTGTCTTGAATCTCATTAAAACCGGCCTTCTTCCCAATTGA
- the LOC120072143 gene encoding uncharacterized protein LOC120072143 has translation MELAMSSQTSSVLQVKKVIVNEKSGGKLVGILHEAGSLQIVIICHGYMSSKDDEVMLNLAASFDKEGISSFRFDFSGNGESDGSFQLGNYESEADDLHAIVQYFNGASHLVCTIIGHSKGGDVVLVYASKYKDVKIIVNVCGRYDMTKGIEKSLGENYEERMEKQGFVDIKDPTGMLNYRVTAESLMEHLNTNMHQVCLHIDQQCRVLTVHGTEDEIIPVDDAKEFDKIISNHKLYILEGADHNYTSQLHQVELATVVLDFIKISLQQDKEKDKVNYAMPLTCKSSSVSHLLPASEVINQIQDFPHPHEG, from the exons ATGGAATTGGCCATGTCTTCACAGACTTCTTCAG TGCTTCAAGTAAAGAAAGTGATTGTGAATGAAAAGTCTGGTGGAAAGCTTGTGGGAATACTACATGAAGCTGGATCTCTTCAAATTGTCATCATATGTCATGGATATATGTCATCAAAG gatGATGAAGTTATGTTGAATCTTGCTGCATCTTTTGATAAAGAAGGAATCAGTTCCTTTCGTTTTGACTTTTCTGGCAATGG GGAAAGTGATGGTTCGTTCCAACTGGGTAATTACGAGAGCGAGGCCGATGATCTACATGCTATTGTACAATATTTCAATGGAGCAAGTCATTTAGTTTGCACAATCATTGGCCATAGCAAAG GAGGTGATGTTGTTCTGGTCTATGCTTCCAAGTACAAGGATGTCAAAATCATTGTCAATGTTTGTGGACGTTATGATATGACAAAAGGCATAGAAAAAAGTTTAGGAGAAAACTATGAGGAGAGGATGGAAAAACAAGGATTTGTTGATATCAAGGACCCAACAG GTATGCTCAATTATAGAGTGACAGCAGAAAGTTTGATGGAGCATCTAAATACCAACATGCACCAAGTTTGTCTTCACATCGACCAACAATGCAG AGTATTGACAGTCCATGGAACTGAAGATGAAATAATCCCGGTTGACGATGCAAAAGAGTTCGATAAAATCATCTCTAACCACAAATTATACATTTTAGAAGGAGCAGATCACAACTACACATCACAATTACATCAAGTAGAGTTAGCCACAGTAGTCTTGGACTTCATCAAGATATCCCTTCAGCAGGACAAAGAAAAAGATAAGGTAAACTATGCTATGCCATTGACTTGTAAAAGCTCATCAGTTTCTCATCTTCTGCCGGCAAGTGAAGTGATAAATCAAATTCAAGATTTTCCACATCCACATGAAGGGTGA
- the LOC120071166 gene encoding CRM-domain containing factor CFM3, chloroplastic/mitochondrial, with protein sequence MALSPFLSNHSSSSSSSFLHSSSPSFCFLLRRSEIPSSIVFTPLRFKIHCSNNAIQVETQPPRRIRVDFEVKKKRKPRPSFLEQIRHKWCTKPISSRETFPWQQQEQERRHNDDKEEEEKQVAYEGSVSIRESATDVAQAVPITRPISAPWAHGSQSRNSQFNFKPKTLKDEVINEISKISIDDTSNRDASTKSFNNGSCFGGEIGGNIDEISDESSEDEGEIDPIVLPVTGKHSPLSKEFVHSVSSDNDNTGSVDLPWKRKPRRDCEEAAQRRSKTLLAEQMLPQHELQRLRNISLRMVERIEVGVAGITQELLDTIHEKWKVDEVVKLKFEGPLTVNMKRAHETLENKTGGLVIWRSGSMIVLYRGMTYHLPCVQSYAKQNQAKSYTLDGSNNVEYDDATHDEKVPNTVETMSKIVSGASKHTKTLSKKELMELSDLNHLLDEIGPRFKDWSGCEPVPVDADLLPGIVPGYKPPTRILPYGVRHCLKNKEVTIFRRLARKMPPHFALGRNRQLQGLANAMVKLWETCAIAKIAIKRGVENTRNERMAEELRILTGGTLLSRNKEYIVFYRGNDYLPPTITEALKERRKLADRQQDVEEQVRQVASTSVESKVKASNAPLVAGTLAETIAATSRWGSQQSGQDIENMREDSALAKLDSLIEYLKKKLALAKGKVKNAEKIIAKLQGKKEPADLPTDLETITDEERLLFRKIGLSMKPYLLLGRRGVYDGTIENMHLHWKFRELVKIIVRGKTLQQVKHIAISLEAESDGVVISLDKTTKGYEIIVYRGKNYTRPDELRPKNMLTRRQALARSIELQRREALKHHILDLEEKIELLKVEREERRNGKWLLKG encoded by the exons ATGGCGCTCTCGCCATTTTTATCcaatcattcttcttcttcttcctcttcttttctgcATTCTTCATCGCCATCCTTCTGCTTTCTTCTTCGCCGTTCTGAAATCCCATCTTCGATCGTTTTCACACCTCTTCGATTCAAAATTCATTGTTCTAACAACGCAATTCAAGTTGAAACCCAACCACCTCGTCGAATCCGAGTGGATTTTGAAGTAAAGAAGAAGCGGAAGCCCAGGCCAAGCTTCCTCGAGCAAATTCGCCATAAATGGTGCACTAAACCCATTTCCTCAAGAGAAACGTTCCCCTGGCAGCAGCAAGAACAAGAGAGAAGGCATAATGATGACAAGGAGGAAGAGGAAAAACAGGTAGCCTATGAAGGTTCTGTTTCAATTCGCGAGTCAGCAACTGATGTAGCTCAAGCGGTTCCTATAACTCGCCCAATTTCAGCCCCTTGGGCTCATGGCAGCCAATCCAGAAATTCGCAGTTCAATTTCAAACCTAAAACGCTTAAAGATGAAGTGATTAATGAGATATCAAAGATCTCTATTGATGATACAAGTAATCGCGACGCAAGTACGAAAAGTTTTAACAATGGTTCTTGTTTTGGTGGAGAAATTGGTGGAAATATTGATGAAATTTCAGACGAATCTTCCGAAGACGAAGGGGAAATTGATCCTATAGTTCTGCCGGTTACTGGAAAACATTCACCATTGAGCAAAGAATTTGTACATTCGGTCAGTTCGGATAATGATAACACTGGTTCAGTTGATTTGCCCTGGAAGAGAAAGCCGCGAAGGGATTGTGAAGAAGCAGCTCAGAGAAGGAGTAAAACATTATTGGCTGAGCAAATGCTTCCTCAGCACGAATTGCAGAGGCTCAGGAATATTTCTTTGAGAATGGTGGAGAGAATCGAAGTGGGGGTTGCAGGTATAACTCAAGAACTGTTGGATACTATACATGAGAAGTGGAAAGTAGATGAAGTTGTCAAGTTGAAATTTGAAGGGCCTCTTACTGTCAACATGAAGAGGGCACACGAGACATTAGAG AACAAAACTGGCGGATTGGTCATATGGAGATCGGGTAGTATGATAGTATTGTATAGGGGAATGACGTATCACCTGCCTTGTGTTCAATCTTACGCCAAACAAAATCAAGCTAAAAGTTATACATTGGATGGTTCAAATAATGTAGAATATGATGATGCAACACACGATGAGAAGGTACCTAACACAGTCGAAACTATGAGTAAAATTGTTTCTGGTGCTTCGAAGCATACCAAGACATTATCTAAAAAGGAACTTATGGAGTTGAGTGATCTGAACCATTTGTTAGATGAGATAGGTCCACGTTTTAAAGATTGGTCAGGCTGTGAGCCAGTGCCTGTTGATGCAGACCTGCTTCCTGGTATAGTTCCGGGATACAAACCTCCAACTAGAATTCTACCTTATGGGGTAAGGCATTGTCTCAAGAACAAGGAGGTGACGATATTTCGTAGACTTGCAAGGAAAATGCCCCCACATTTTGCTTTAG GAAGGAATAGACAACTACAAGGTTTGGCCAATGCTATGGTGAAGCTATGGGAAACATGTGCAATTGCAAAGATTGCTATAAAACGAGGTGTAGAAAATACACGGAATGAGAGGATGGCAGAAGAACTCAGG ATATTGACAGGAGGAACGCTACTCTCTAGAAACAAGGAATATATTGTTTTCTATAGGGGCAACGATTACCTGCCACCCACTATCACAGAAGCATTGAAAGAAAGGCGGAAGCTAGCAGATCGTCAGCAAGATGTCGAAGAGCAGGTACGACAGGTGGCTTCAACTTCAGTTGAGTCAAAAGTGAAAGCTTCAAATGCTCCATTGGTTGCTGGAACACTTGCAGAAACCATTGCAGCAACTTCTCGCTGGGGAAGCCAACAAAGTGGTCAAGATATTGAGAATATGAGAGAAGATTCAGCTTTAGCGAAGCTTGATTCTCTAATCGAATACCTCAAGAAGAAACTAGCTCTT GCAAAAGGGAAGGTAAAAAATGCCGAGAAGATTATAGCAAAATTGCAGGGGAAGAAAGAACCAGCAGATCTTCCCACTGATTTGGAAACCATAACAGATGAGGAAAGACTTTTATTCCGTAAGATTGGTCTCAGTATGAAACCATATCTGCTCTTAG GGAGGCGAGGTGTTTATGATGGCACCATTGAGAACATGCACTTGCATTGGAAGTTCAGAGAGTTAGTAAAGATAATTGTGAGAGGAAAAACTCTACAACAAGTCAAACACATAGCAATCTCTCTAGAAGCAGAGAGCGATGGAGTGGTGATTTCTTTGGATAAAACTACTAAAGGCTATGAAATTATTGTTTATCGTGGGAAAAATTATACCCGTCCTGATGAACTGAGGCCTAAAAACATGTTGACAAGAAGACAGGCATTGGCTCGATCAATTGAACTACAGAGACGTGAG GCACTAAAACACCATATTTTAGATTTGGAGGAAAAAATTGAGCTGCTGAAGGTTGAACGG GAAGAAAGGAGAAATGGGAAATGGCTTTTGAAAGGCTGA